In Enterobacter cloacae, the following are encoded in one genomic region:
- the gltX gene encoding glutamate--tRNA ligase: protein MKIKTRFAPSPTGYLHVGGARTALYSWLFARHNKGEFVLRIEDTDLERSTPEAIEAIMDGMNWLNLEWDEGPYFQTKRFDRYNAVIDEMLVAGTAYKCYCSKERLDALREEQMANGEKPRYDGRCRHDHSEHAADEPCVVRFANPQGGSVIFDDQIRGPIEFSNQELDDLIIRRTDGSPTYNFCVVVDDWDMEITHVVRGEDHINNTPRQINILKALNAPVPVYAHVSMINGDDGKKLSKRHGAVSVMQYRDDGYLPEALLNYLVRLGWAHGDQEIFSREEMIELFSLSSVSKSASAFNTEKLQWLNHHYINTMPPEYVATYLQWHIEQANIDTRTGPELADLVKLLGERCKTLKEIAESCRYFYEEFDEFDADAAKKHLRPVARQPLEVVRDKLAAITEWTAENVHHAIQATADELEVGMGKVGMPLRVAVTGAGQSPALDVTVHAIGKSRSVARINKALGFIAERESQQ, encoded by the coding sequence ATGAAAATCAAAACTCGCTTCGCGCCCAGCCCGACAGGCTATCTGCACGTCGGTGGTGCACGTACTGCTCTCTATTCCTGGCTTTTTGCACGCCACAACAAAGGTGAGTTTGTGCTGCGTATTGAGGACACCGATCTCGAGCGCTCCACGCCGGAAGCAATTGAAGCCATTATGGATGGTATGAACTGGCTGAATCTGGAGTGGGATGAAGGCCCGTATTTCCAGACCAAACGTTTTGACCGCTATAACGCTGTAATCGATGAGATGCTGGTCGCGGGTACTGCTTATAAGTGCTACTGCTCTAAAGAGCGTCTGGACGCGCTGCGTGAAGAGCAGATGGCAAACGGCGAAAAGCCGCGTTATGACGGCCGCTGCCGCCACGATCACAGTGAGCATGCTGCTGATGAGCCTTGTGTAGTGCGTTTTGCTAACCCGCAGGGCGGCTCCGTTATCTTTGACGACCAGATCCGTGGCCCGATCGAATTCAGCAACCAGGAGCTGGACGATCTGATCATCCGCCGCACCGACGGTTCCCCAACCTATAACTTCTGCGTTGTAGTCGATGACTGGGACATGGAAATCACCCACGTTGTTCGTGGCGAAGACCATATCAACAACACGCCGCGCCAGATCAACATTCTGAAAGCGCTGAATGCGCCAGTGCCGGTGTATGCGCACGTATCCATGATCAACGGTGATGACGGTAAAAAACTGTCTAAACGTCATGGCGCAGTGAGCGTTATGCAGTACCGCGACGACGGCTATCTGCCGGAAGCGCTGTTGAATTATCTGGTGCGTCTGGGCTGGGCCCATGGTGACCAGGAAATCTTCAGCCGCGAAGAGATGATCGAACTGTTCTCACTGAGCTCGGTTAGTAAGTCTGCCAGTGCGTTCAATACCGAAAAATTGCAGTGGCTGAACCATCACTACATCAATACCATGCCGCCAGAGTATGTTGCGACCTATCTGCAGTGGCACATTGAGCAGGCCAACATTGATACCCGTACCGGCCCTGAGCTGGCAGATCTGGTGAAACTGCTCGGTGAGCGTTGCAAGACTCTGAAAGAGATCGCTGAAAGCTGCCGCTACTTCTATGAAGAGTTCGACGAGTTTGACGCTGACGCGGCGAAGAAACACCTGCGCCCGGTTGCACGTCAGCCGCTGGAAGTGGTACGCGACAAACTGGCTGCCATTACTGAATGGACGGCTGAGAATGTACATCACGCCATTCAGGCAACAGCGGATGAGCTGGAAGTGGGTATGGGTAAAGTCGGTATGCCACTGCGCGTCGCCGTTACCGGTGCAGGCCAGTCTCCGGCTCTGGACGTGACCGTTCATGCGATTGGAAAGTCACGCAGCGTGGCGCGTATCAACAAGGCGCTGGGCTTTATTGCTGAGCGCGAAAGCCAGCAATAA
- a CDS encoding LysR family transcriptional regulator, whose translation MERVYRTDLKLLRYFLAVAEELHFGRAAARLNMSQPPLSLHIKELESQLGTLLFTRHSRSVALTHAGKVLMEESRRLLASANQALARVEQIGRGEAGRIELGIVGTAMWSEVRTVMRTFLKAHPNVDVIFREKSPVMQMALLERRELDVGIWRMATEPTAGFTSIRLRDAAFLVAMPEDHRLVGETTITLTDLQNEYFVTMPSAHSDWSFLQRVCQQAGFSPLIVREAVEPQTVLAMISMGMGITLAADSYAQMQWPGVVFRPLKERIPADLYVVYDEKQATPAVDKLIATLTAG comes from the coding sequence ATGGAACGCGTTTACCGAACCGATCTGAAGCTACTGCGCTATTTTCTGGCCGTGGCTGAGGAGCTTCATTTTGGCCGGGCTGCCGCCCGTCTCAATATGTCGCAGCCGCCGTTAAGCCTGCATATTAAAGAGCTGGAAAGCCAGTTGGGTACGTTGCTTTTTACTCGTCACTCGCGAAGCGTGGCGTTGACTCATGCGGGTAAAGTGCTGATGGAAGAGTCCCGCAGGTTGCTCGCCAGCGCAAACCAGGCGCTGGCGCGTGTCGAACAAATTGGCCGGGGTGAGGCAGGGCGTATTGAGCTGGGGATCGTCGGTACCGCCATGTGGAGTGAGGTGCGCACGGTAATGCGCACCTTTTTAAAAGCGCATCCGAATGTTGATGTTATCTTTCGGGAAAAGTCCCCGGTAATGCAGATGGCGCTGCTTGAGCGCCGGGAACTGGATGTCGGGATCTGGCGAATGGCGACTGAACCCACGGCAGGGTTTACCAGTATCCGGCTACGCGACGCCGCATTCCTGGTCGCGATGCCGGAAGATCACCGGTTAGTGGGAGAAACCACCATTACGCTAACCGACCTGCAGAACGAGTATTTTGTCACTATGCCGTCAGCGCATTCAGACTGGTCATTTTTACAGCGTGTATGTCAGCAGGCCGGCTTCTCTCCCTTGATTGTGCGTGAAGCTGTTGAGCCGCAGACGGTACTGGCGATGATCAGTATGGGAATGGGTATTACGCTGGCGGCAGACAGCTACGCGCAGATGCAATGGCCGGGCGTGGTGTTCCGCCCGCTAAAAGAGCGTATACCGGCAGATTTATATGTGGTGTATGACGAGAAACAGGCTACCCCAGCGGTAGATAAGTTGATAGCGACGCTGACGGCAGGGTAG
- the xapB gene encoding MFS transporter, with protein sequence MNITTRLKMMSFMQYFIWGSWLVTLGSYMINTLHFTGSDVGMVYSSKGLAAIVMPSLVGIIADKWLRADRAYMICHLVCAAALCYAAQVNEPGLMFWVMLVNAMAFMPTIALSNTISYSCLERAGLDTVSHFPPVRVYGTVGFIAAMWAISLMGAELSNVQLYIAAGASLVLALYSLTLPKIPVVQNKTSQTLASKLGLNAFVLFKQPRMAVFFLFAMLLGAVLQITNTFGSPFLHDFARNPVYAESFIVKYPSILLSVSQMSEVFFILTIPFFLRRFGIKTVMLMSMVAWMLRFGLFAFGDPSATGFGLLLLSMVVYGCAFDFFNISGSVFVEQEVNSDIRASAQGLFMTTVNGIGAHVGSVLSGMAVDYFSVDGVKDWQTIWLVFAAYALALAVVFYLSFNYRHSGKNSEMRTVAH encoded by the coding sequence ATGAACATCACGACTCGCTTAAAGATGATGTCCTTTATGCAATATTTTATTTGGGGGAGTTGGCTTGTCACCCTCGGTTCTTACATGATTAACACCCTGCATTTTACCGGTTCTGACGTGGGCATGGTCTACAGCTCCAAAGGGCTTGCGGCGATCGTAATGCCCTCGCTGGTGGGGATCATTGCGGATAAATGGCTGCGCGCAGACCGCGCGTACATGATCTGCCATCTTGTCTGTGCCGCTGCACTTTGTTATGCCGCACAGGTCAATGAGCCCGGGTTAATGTTCTGGGTCATGCTGGTCAATGCGATGGCTTTTATGCCGACCATTGCGTTGTCGAACACGATTTCATACTCCTGTCTTGAACGCGCGGGGCTGGACACGGTGAGCCATTTTCCGCCTGTGCGGGTGTACGGTACCGTAGGCTTTATTGCGGCGATGTGGGCCATTAGCCTGATGGGGGCAGAGTTAAGCAATGTGCAGCTCTACATTGCGGCCGGTGCTTCGCTGGTACTGGCACTCTATTCTCTGACGTTGCCGAAGATCCCGGTCGTGCAGAATAAAACGTCTCAGACGCTGGCCAGTAAGCTCGGCCTGAATGCGTTTGTCTTATTTAAACAGCCCCGCATGGCCGTGTTCTTTTTGTTTGCGATGTTGCTTGGCGCGGTCCTGCAGATCACCAATACCTTCGGTAGCCCATTTCTCCACGATTTTGCACGTAACCCGGTGTATGCAGAGAGCTTTATCGTGAAATATCCGTCAATTTTACTCTCTGTCTCGCAGATGTCGGAGGTGTTCTTCATTCTGACGATCCCCTTTTTCCTCCGGCGTTTTGGTATTAAGACCGTCATGTTAATGAGCATGGTCGCCTGGATGCTGCGGTTTGGGCTGTTTGCGTTTGGCGATCCGTCAGCCACGGGCTTTGGGTTGTTGTTGCTGTCAATGGTTGTCTATGGCTGCGCGTTCGACTTCTTCAATATTTCCGGTTCGGTATTTGTCGAGCAGGAGGTGAACTCTGACATCCGCGCCAGCGCGCAAGGGTTATTTATGACCACCGTTAATGGCATCGGCGCGCATGTCGGGTCTGTGTTGAGCGGTATGGCAGTGGACTACTTCTCGGTGGATGGCGTGAAAGACTGGCAAACCATCTGGCTGGTATTCGCGGCCTATGCGCTGGCGCTTGCGGTGGTGTTTTACCTGAGCTTCAACTACCGGCATTCGGGAAAAAACAGCGAGATGCGCACAGTCGCGCATTAA
- the xapA gene encoding purine nucleoside phosphorylase — MTLSNNPWYCADIIRAAKPDFTPRVAFILGSGLGALADQIDDAVAISYEKLPGFPVSTVHGHAGELVLGHLAGVPVACMKGRGHFYEGRGMAIMTDAIRTFKLLGCELLFSTNAAGSLRPEVGPGSLVALSDHINTMPGTPTVGLNDERFGDRFFSLANAYDADLRAVLQTVAAKEGFPLHEGVFVSYPGPNFETAAEIRMMQIIGGDVVGMSVVPEVISARHCGLKVVAVSAITNLAEGLGDVKLSHEQTLAAAELSRQNFINLICGFLRHVA, encoded by the coding sequence ATGACCCTCTCAAATAATCCATGGTACTGCGCCGACATCATCCGTGCCGCGAAACCTGATTTTACGCCTCGCGTTGCCTTTATCCTCGGTTCTGGTCTCGGCGCACTCGCCGACCAGATTGATGACGCTGTGGCTATTTCCTATGAAAAACTGCCCGGATTTCCGGTGAGTACCGTTCACGGCCATGCGGGTGAGCTGGTATTAGGCCACCTCGCAGGGGTTCCGGTCGCCTGTATGAAAGGACGTGGTCATTTCTATGAAGGCCGCGGCATGGCCATCATGACCGATGCTATCCGTACCTTTAAGCTGCTGGGCTGCGAGCTGCTGTTTAGCACTAACGCGGCGGGCTCATTACGTCCTGAGGTGGGGCCGGGAAGCCTGGTTGCCCTGAGTGACCATATCAATACCATGCCGGGTACGCCGACAGTGGGGCTGAATGACGAGCGCTTTGGCGATCGCTTCTTCTCGCTCGCCAATGCCTACGATGCGGATCTCCGTGCCGTTCTGCAAACGGTGGCTGCCAAAGAGGGCTTCCCACTGCATGAAGGGGTGTTTGTCTCTTATCCCGGCCCTAACTTTGAGACCGCCGCCGAGATCCGAATGATGCAAATCATCGGGGGTGACGTGGTAGGGATGTCCGTCGTACCTGAAGTGATCTCAGCGCGCCACTGTGGCTTAAAAGTGGTGGCTGTTTCAGCGATAACCAATCTCGCTGAAGGTCTGGGCGATGTGAAATTGTCTCATGAGCAGACGCTCGCTGCCGCCGAGCTTTCCCGCCAGAACTTCATCAATCTCATCTGCGGTTTTCTGCGCCATGTTGCCTGA
- a CDS encoding LysR family transcriptional regulator — MNYSLRQLRIFVTVAHARSFSRAGEVIGLSQSAVSHSVKELESQTGVRLLDRTTREVVLTEAGQQLAMRLERLLDELNSTLRDVGRLGQQLSGTVRVAASQTISAHLIPQCIAESNDLYPDINFVLHDRPQQWVLESIRQGDVDFGIVIDPGAVSDLECEVVLSEPFLLLCRDDDPLASLPRVTWQALQGANLVLQDYASGSRPLIDAALVAQGVQATIVQEIGHPATLFPMVEAGIGISVLPALALPLPQGSRLRVKRFTPSIERQLMLVRRKNRSLSGAAHACWEVVRMQAQRLMEARTHDPLFNDQM; from the coding sequence ATGAATTATTCACTACGACAGCTTCGCATTTTCGTGACCGTTGCACATGCCCGCAGTTTCAGCCGGGCAGGAGAGGTAATCGGCCTGAGCCAGTCGGCCGTCAGCCACAGCGTTAAAGAGCTGGAGAGCCAGACAGGTGTGCGGCTACTTGACCGTACCACGCGCGAAGTGGTGCTTACCGAAGCGGGGCAGCAGCTGGCTATGCGTCTGGAGCGGTTACTGGATGAGCTGAACAGCACGCTGCGGGATGTTGGACGCCTGGGGCAACAGCTTTCGGGAACTGTGCGGGTGGCGGCGAGCCAGACGATCTCAGCGCACCTTATCCCGCAGTGTATTGCCGAAAGCAACGATCTTTACCCGGATATCAACTTTGTGCTGCACGACAGGCCACAGCAGTGGGTGCTGGAGAGTATCCGTCAGGGGGATGTGGATTTTGGTATCGTTATCGATCCCGGCGCAGTCAGCGATCTGGAATGTGAAGTTGTGCTCTCAGAGCCATTTTTGTTGCTCTGTCGCGACGACGATCCGCTTGCATCACTCCCGCGCGTGACATGGCAGGCGTTACAGGGCGCGAACCTGGTGTTACAGGATTATGCCTCGGGAAGCCGTCCGTTGATTGATGCCGCTCTGGTCGCGCAAGGCGTCCAGGCGACCATCGTGCAGGAGATAGGCCACCCGGCCACCTTGTTTCCAATGGTAGAGGCAGGAATTGGGATCAGCGTATTACCGGCGCTGGCACTGCCGTTGCCGCAGGGAAGCCGCTTGCGGGTAAAACGCTTTACCCCCAGCATCGAACGCCAGTTAATGCTGGTGCGCCGTAAAAACCGTTCACTTTCGGGAGCGGCGCATGCCTGCTGGGAGGTAGTGCGTATGCAGGCCCAGCGTTTAATGGAGGCCCGCACGCACGATCCACTGTTTAACGATCAGATGTAG
- a CDS encoding bile acid:sodium symporter translates to MKLFRILDPFTLTLVITVLLASFFPARGSYVPFVEGLTTAAIALLFFMHGAKLSREAIIAGGGHWRLHLWVMCSTFILFPILGVLFAWWAPVNVDPALYTGFLYLCILPATVQSAIAFTSLAGGNVAAAVCSASASSLLGIFISPLLVGLLMNMHGAEGNLEQVGKICLQLLLPFVLGHLSRPWTGAFVAKHKKWISKTDQTSILLVVYSAFSEAVVNGIWHKVGAGSLLFIVVVSIILLAMVITVNVFVARKCGFNKADEITIVFCGSKKSLANGIPMANILFPTSMIGMMVLPLMIFHQIQLMVCAVLARRYKRQTEKRAQEETHAAKA, encoded by the coding sequence ATGAAACTGTTCCGAATTCTTGATCCTTTCACGCTTACTCTGGTTATCACCGTTTTACTGGCCTCCTTTTTCCCGGCCCGTGGAAGTTATGTGCCTTTCGTTGAAGGGCTGACAACGGCGGCTATCGCGCTACTGTTCTTTATGCACGGGGCCAAACTGTCCCGTGAAGCCATTATTGCAGGGGGGGGTCACTGGCGGCTGCACCTGTGGGTAATGTGCAGCACGTTCATTTTATTCCCGATCCTTGGCGTCCTGTTCGCCTGGTGGGCACCGGTTAATGTCGACCCGGCGCTCTATACGGGTTTCCTTTATCTGTGCATTCTGCCCGCCACCGTTCAGTCTGCCATTGCCTTTACGTCACTGGCGGGCGGTAACGTTGCTGCGGCAGTCTGTTCGGCTTCGGCCTCCAGCCTGTTAGGGATTTTCATCTCGCCGCTGCTGGTTGGCCTGCTGATGAATATGCACGGTGCGGAAGGCAACCTGGAGCAGGTCGGTAAAATCTGTCTGCAACTGCTGCTGCCGTTTGTCCTTGGGCATCTTTCTCGTCCGTGGACGGGGGCTTTTGTTGCGAAGCACAAGAAGTGGATCTCAAAAACCGACCAGACGTCGATTCTGTTAGTGGTCTATTCCGCCTTCAGTGAAGCGGTGGTGAATGGCATCTGGCATAAGGTCGGTGCTGGCTCATTGCTGTTTATCGTGGTGGTCAGCATTATCCTGCTGGCGATGGTGATTACGGTAAACGTTTTTGTCGCGCGCAAGTGTGGTTTCAATAAAGCGGATGAAATCACGATTGTCTTCTGCGGGTCGAAAAAGAGCCTGGCCAACGGTATCCCGATGGCCAATATCCTGTTCCCGACCTCAATGATTGGGATGATGGTACTGCCGCTGATGATTTTCCATCAGATCCAGCTGATGGTCTGCGCGGTGCTGGCGCGTCGTTACAAGCGCCAGACGGAAAAACGGGCGCAGGAAGAGACCCACGCCGCGAAGGCTTAA
- the ligA gene encoding DNA ligase, which translates to MDSIEQQLTQLRTTLRHHEYLYHVMDAPEVPDAEYDRLMRELRELEMLHPEFITPDSPTQRVGAEPLGAFSQISHEVPMLSLDNVFDEESFLAFNKRVQDRLKSSDTLSWCCELKLDGLAVSILYENGVLVSAATRGDGTTGEDITSNVRTIRAIPLKLRGENIPARLEVRGEVFMPQAGFEKINEEARRTGGKVFANPRNAAAGSLRQLDPRITAKRPLTFFCYGVGILEGGELPDTHLGRLLQFKEWGLPVSNRVQICNSPEAVLAFYHKVEEDRPTLGFDIDGVVIKVNSLELQEQLGFVARAPRWAVAFKFPAQEQMTFVRDVEFQVGRTGAITPVARLEPVQVAGVLVSNATLHNADEIERLGLRIGDKVVIRRAGDVIPQVVNVVESERPEDTRAIEFPTHCPVCGSDVERVEGEAVARCTGGLICGAQRKESLKHFVSRRAMDVDGMGDKIIDQLVEKEYVHTPADLFRLTAGKLTGLDRMGPKSAQNVVNALEAAKQTTFARFLYALGIREVGEATAAGLAAHFGTLEALESASIEELQKVPDVGIVVATHTFNFFAEESNREVIGQLLEEGIHWPAPVVVNAEEIDSPFAGKTVVLTGSLSQLSRDDAKARLVALGAKVAGSVSKKTDLVIAGEAAGSKLAKAQELGIEVIDEAEMLRLLGE; encoded by the coding sequence ATGGACTCAATCGAACAACAACTGACTCAACTGCGAACCACGCTTCGCCATCATGAATATCTCTATCATGTTATGGACGCGCCGGAAGTGCCGGATGCGGAGTATGACCGTCTGATGCGTGAACTGCGCGAGCTGGAAATGCTGCACCCGGAGTTCATTACCCCAGACTCCCCGACCCAGCGCGTAGGGGCTGAACCGCTTGGTGCGTTCAGCCAGATCAGCCACGAAGTACCAATGCTGTCGCTGGATAACGTCTTTGATGAAGAGAGTTTTCTGGCGTTTAACAAGCGCGTACAGGATCGCCTGAAAAGCAGCGATACCCTGAGCTGGTGCTGCGAGCTGAAGCTGGACGGTCTGGCGGTCAGTATTCTTTATGAAAACGGTGTGCTGGTCAGTGCGGCTACCCGTGGCGATGGCACCACCGGTGAAGATATCACCAGCAACGTGCGTACTATTCGGGCAATTCCACTGAAGCTGCGTGGTGAAAACATTCCTGCACGTCTGGAAGTGCGTGGTGAAGTGTTCATGCCGCAGGCGGGCTTCGAAAAAATCAACGAAGAAGCGCGTCGCACGGGGGGGAAAGTGTTTGCTAACCCGCGTAATGCGGCAGCGGGCTCACTGCGCCAACTGGATCCGCGTATTACCGCGAAGCGACCGCTGACGTTCTTTTGCTATGGCGTCGGTATTCTGGAAGGTGGTGAACTGCCGGATACGCACCTGGGGCGCTTACTGCAGTTCAAAGAGTGGGGCTTACCGGTAAGCAACCGCGTACAGATTTGTAATTCTCCGGAAGCCGTACTGGCGTTCTACCACAAGGTCGAAGAAGACCGTCCGACGCTCGGTTTTGATATCGACGGTGTGGTGATCAAGGTTAACTCACTTGAGTTACAGGAACAGTTAGGTTTTGTGGCTCGTGCACCGCGCTGGGCTGTGGCTTTCAAATTCCCGGCGCAGGAACAGATGACTTTCGTTCGCGACGTGGAGTTCCAGGTGGGGCGTACGGGCGCGATTACCCCGGTTGCGCGTCTGGAACCGGTACAGGTTGCCGGTGTGCTGGTCAGTAACGCCACGCTGCACAACGCCGATGAAATTGAACGTCTCGGCCTTCGTATTGGTGACAAAGTCGTGATTCGTCGTGCGGGCGATGTGATCCCGCAGGTCGTTAACGTCGTTGAGTCAGAACGCCCTGAAGATACCCGGGCCATTGAATTCCCGACGCACTGCCCGGTTTGTGGATCGGACGTTGAACGTGTTGAAGGCGAAGCGGTCGCCCGCTGTACGGGCGGGCTCATCTGCGGGGCACAGCGTAAAGAGTCACTGAAGCACTTTGTGTCCCGTCGGGCGATGGACGTGGACGGCATGGGCGACAAAATTATCGATCAACTGGTGGAGAAGGAGTACGTCCACACGCCTGCCGATCTGTTCAGACTGACTGCCGGGAAACTGACCGGTCTTGATCGCATGGGGCCAAAATCGGCACAAAATGTGGTTAACGCTCTGGAAGCGGCTAAGCAGACTACCTTTGCCCGGTTCCTCTATGCGCTGGGCATTCGTGAAGTGGGCGAAGCCACGGCGGCGGGACTGGCGGCCCACTTTGGTACGCTGGAAGCCCTGGAGAGCGCGAGTATTGAAGAGCTGCAGAAAGTCCCGGATGTGGGCATTGTGGTCGCGACGCACACCTTTAACTTCTTTGCCGAAGAGAGCAACCGTGAGGTGATTGGTCAACTGCTGGAAGAGGGTATCCACTGGCCTGCACCGGTTGTCGTCAATGCGGAAGAGATCGACAGCCCGTTCGCCGGTAAAACGGTGGTGCTGACCGGTAGTCTGAGCCAGCTTTCACGTGATGACGCCAAAGCGCGTCTGGTCGCGCTGGGGGCAAAAGTGGCAGGCAGCGTGTCGAAGAAAACGGACCTGGTGATCGCCGGGGAAGCCGCCGGTTCGAAGCTTGCCAAAGCGCAGGAGCTGGGCATTGAGGTTATCGATGAAGCGGAAATGCTGCGTCTGTTAGGAGAGTAA
- the cysZ gene encoding sulfate transporter CysZ: MVSTSSSTPRSGVWYFSQGWKLVSLPGIRRFVILPLLINIILMGGAFWWLFTKLESWVPAIMGHVPDWLQWLSYLLWPIVVISVLLVFGYFFSTIANWIAAPFNGLLAEQLEARLTGATPPDTGVLGIMKDIPRIMKREWQKFAWYLPRAIVLLILYFIPGVGQTVAPVLWFLFSAWMLAIQYCDYPFDNHKVPFKEMRTALRTQKVANMQFGTLTSLFTMIPFLNLFIMPVAVCGATAMWVDCYRAKHALWK, encoded by the coding sequence ATGGTTTCAACATCATCTTCTACCCCACGCAGCGGCGTCTGGTATTTTTCTCAGGGCTGGAAACTGGTCTCCCTGCCAGGCATTCGCCGTTTCGTTATTCTGCCATTGCTTATCAACATCATCCTGATGGGAGGTGCCTTCTGGTGGTTATTCACAAAGCTGGAAAGCTGGGTGCCTGCCATCATGGGTCATGTACCAGACTGGCTGCAGTGGCTGAGCTACCTGCTGTGGCCAATTGTGGTGATCTCCGTCCTGCTGGTGTTTGGCTATTTCTTCTCAACCATTGCCAACTGGATAGCCGCGCCGTTTAACGGCCTGCTGGCGGAACAATTAGAAGCGCGTCTTACCGGTGCCACACCGCCCGATACTGGCGTGCTGGGGATCATGAAAGATATCCCGCGGATCATGAAACGCGAGTGGCAGAAATTTGCCTGGTATCTGCCACGCGCGATTGTGCTGCTTATACTTTATTTCATTCCGGGTGTTGGTCAGACGGTCGCCCCGGTGCTGTGGTTCCTGTTTAGCGCCTGGATGCTGGCGATCCAGTATTGCGACTACCCGTTCGATAACCACAAGGTACCGTTTAAAGAGATGCGCACTGCCCTGCGTACGCAGAAAGTTGCCAATATGCAGTTTGGCACACTCACCAGCCTGTTCACCATGATCCCCTTCCTGAACCTGTTTATCATGCCGGTGGCGGTTTGCGGCGCGACAGCAATGTGGGTGGACTGCTACCGTGCTAAGCACGCGTTATGGAAGTAA
- a CDS encoding cysteine synthase, producing the protein MSKIYEDNSLTIGHTPLVRLNRIGNGRILAKVESRNPSFSVKCRIGANMIWDAEKRGVLKPGVELVEPTSGNTGIALAYVAAARGYKLTLTMPETMSIERRKLLKALGANLVLTEGAKGMKGAIQKAEEIVASDPAKYLLLQQFSNPANPEIHEKTTGPEIWEDTDGQVDVFISGVGTGGTLTGVTRYIKGTKGKKDLITVAVEPTDSPVITQALAGEELKPGPHKIQGIGAGFIPGNLDLKLIDKVVTITNEEAISTARRLMDEEGILAGISSGAAVAAAIKLLEDETFTNKNIVVILPSSGERYLSTALFADLFTEKELQQ; encoded by the coding sequence ATGAGTAAGATTTATGAAGACAACTCGCTGACTATCGGTCATACGCCGCTGGTTCGACTGAACCGTATCGGTAATGGACGCATTCTGGCGAAGGTCGAGTCACGTAACCCAAGCTTCAGCGTAAAATGCCGTATCGGTGCAAACATGATTTGGGATGCTGAAAAACGTGGCGTTCTGAAGCCTGGCGTCGAACTGGTTGAACCCACCAGCGGTAACACCGGTATCGCGCTGGCTTATGTTGCTGCCGCACGCGGCTACAAACTGACGCTGACCATGCCTGAAACCATGAGCATCGAGCGTCGCAAACTGCTGAAAGCGCTGGGTGCAAACCTGGTACTGACCGAAGGCGCGAAAGGCATGAAAGGTGCCATTCAGAAAGCCGAAGAAATTGTGGCCAGCGACCCGGCTAAATACCTGCTGCTGCAGCAGTTCAGCAACCCGGCGAACCCGGAAATCCACGAAAAAACCACTGGCCCGGAAATCTGGGAAGATACAGACGGTCAGGTTGACGTGTTTATCTCCGGCGTAGGAACCGGCGGAACGCTGACCGGCGTGACTCGCTATATAAAAGGCACAAAAGGCAAAAAAGATCTGATTACCGTTGCCGTAGAACCCACGGATTCTCCGGTGATCACTCAGGCCCTGGCAGGCGAAGAGCTAAAACCTGGCCCGCACAAAATTCAGGGGATCGGCGCAGGCTTCATCCCGGGCAACCTGGATCTGAAGCTGATCGACAAAGTGGTGACCATCACCAACGAAGAGGCTATCTCCACTGCGCGTCGTCTGATGGACGAAGAAGGTATTCTGGCAGGGATCTCTTCCGGCGCTGCCGTTGCGGCCGCGATCAAACTTCTGGAAGATGAAACCTTTACCAATAAGAATATTGTGGTTATCCTGCCATCCTCGGGTGAGCGTTACTTAAGCACTGCACTGTTTGCCGATCTCTTCACTGAGAAAGAACTGCAACAGTGA
- the ptsH gene encoding phosphocarrier protein HPr, whose product MFQQEVTITAPNGLHTRPAAQFVKEAKGFTSEITVTSNGKSASAKSLFKLQTLGLTQGTVVTISAEGEDEQKAVEHLVKLMAELE is encoded by the coding sequence ATGTTCCAGCAAGAAGTTACCATTACCGCTCCGAACGGTCTGCACACCCGCCCTGCTGCTCAGTTTGTCAAAGAAGCGAAAGGCTTCACTTCTGAAATCACTGTGACTTCTAACGGCAAAAGCGCTAGCGCAAAAAGCCTGTTCAAACTGCAGACTCTGGGTCTGACTCAGGGCACCGTCGTCACCATCTCTGCTGAAGGTGAAGATGAGCAGAAAGCTGTTGAGCATCTGGTAAAACTGATGGCTGAGCTCGAGTAA